One window of the Athene noctua chromosome 5, bAthNoc1.hap1.1, whole genome shotgun sequence genome contains the following:
- the CAMSAP2 gene encoding calmodulin-regulated spectrin-associated protein 2 isoform X1, whose amino-acid sequence MGDAADPKEMRKTFIVPAIKPFDHYDFSRAKIACNLAWLVAKAFGTENVPEELREPFYTDQYDQEHIKPPVVNLLLSAELYCRAGSLILKSDAAKPLLGHDAVIQALAQKGLYVTDQEKLVTERDLHKKPIQMSAHLAMIDTLMMAYTVEMVSVEKVIACTQQYSSFFQATDLPYDIEDAVMYWINKVNEHLKDIMEQEQKLKEHHSAESAGGQKSPTKWFWKLVPARYRKEQTLLKQLPCIPLVENLLKDGTDGCALAALIHFYCPDIVKLEDICLKETMSLADSLYNLQLIQEFCQEYLNQCCHFSLEDMLYAASSVKSNYLVFMAELFWWFEVVKPSFVQPRVVVDPQAEHAKDAASAHSLNANRRNYVDGPSGSEFVARLESPTYTPSHQLHTPQQPYSSVPGVIRRSTSMSYVDGYVGTWPKEKRSSLHGVSFDISFDKEKSIPVSTPNRGITRSVSNEGLTLNINRMPKHIRKNLSFKPVNGEEENQDIEEEKDTIAHKDTKANQSLNTNHKNANESSHYRFPNEALQNRAVLDDFGNQIETPSIEEALQIIHDTEKSPRVIQPDQITNGFFLHNQELSILNSNIKPNQSTPDTITDTKGALSPVTDNTEVDTGIHVPSEDIPETMDEDSSLRDYTVSMDSDMEEPSKFLQDYDMRASNHRDQLSPCPSSVSTKSQAGSSASSSSGVKMTSFAEQKFRKLNHTDSRSSGSSSQKTTPEGSELNIPHVVAWNHIPEEASVPQGRDTTQLLASEMVHLRMKLEEKRRAIEAQKKKVEAAFTKQRQKMGRTAFLNVVKKKGDGVSPLREEAAGAEDEKVFTDSNRLKEKETQKCDEQTSKISELIKENPENSHSKWLKSPATPMDAEKHWNLASPSEENFNEGDILEYTKSIEKLNSSLHFLQQEMQRLSLQQEMLMQMREQQAWVISPPQPSPQKQIRDFKSSSRHMGTPSPIAPFSQESPRSTHQSPQSSNKKNASFHIKMQRTPRPNELKITPLNRTLTAPRSVDSLPRLRRFSPSQVPIQTRSFVCFGDDGEHTGEPQLRGNLLKEVKPTEEITKEGPKLLKQCEQKLEEKEIKPIESNVSEVLSQPITETVCLTPNEDQLSQPILPTPAPKTANLIEVSLSDLKPPEKNEVSVEKYEGESDKEQFEDDQKVCCGFFFKDDQKAENDMAMKRAALLEKRLRRERETLLRKQQLEAELEHKKEETRRKTEEERQKKEDERARREFIKQEYMRRKQLKLMEEMDTVIKPRSLSIKQKKPRPKSIHRDHIESPKTPIKGPPVSSLSLASLNTGDNESVQSGKRTPRSESVEGFLSPSRCGSRNGEKDWENASTTSSVASATEYTGPKLFKEPSAKSNKYIIQNALAHCCLAGKVNEGQKKKILEEMEKSDANNFLILFRDSGCQFRSLYTYCPDTEEINKLTGIGPKSITKKMIEGLYKYNSDRKQFSHIPAKTLSASVDAITIHSHLWQTKRPVTPKKLLPTKA is encoded by the exons AGTGCTCACTTGGCCATGATTGATACTCTCATGATGGCATATACTGTAGAGATGGTCAGTGTTGAGAAAGTGATTGCATGTACCCAGCAGTATTCATCCTTTTTTCAAGCTACTGATCTACCTTATGACATTGAGGATGCTGTCATGTACTGGATAAACAAG GTAAATGAACATTTGAAAGACATAATGGAACAGGAACAAAAGCTAAAAGAGCATCACAGTGCAGAATCTGCAGGAGGTCAGAAG TCTCCTACCAAATGGTTTTGGAAGCTGGTTCCT GCTCGTTACAGGAAGGAGCAAACATTGCTTAAACAGCTGCCCTGCATTCCGTTAGTGGAGAATCTGCTGAAAGATGGTACAGATGGTTGTGCTCTTGCAGCCCTGATCCACTTCTACTGTCCAGATATCGTCAAACTGGAGG ATATTTGTTTGAAGGAGACGATGTCTTTGGCTGACAGCCTGTATAATCTACAACTGATTCAAGAATTTTGTCAAGAATACCTTAACCAGTGTTGCCATTTCAGTCTTGAGGATATGCTCTATGCAGCTTCTTCAGTaaag agcaACTACCTGGTGTTCATGGCAGAATTGTTCTGGTGGTTTGAAGTGGTGAAGCCATCATTTGTACAACCTCGTGTTGTTGTGGATCCCCAAG CTGAACATGCAAAAGATGCAGCTTCTGCTCACAGCTTGAATGCTAACAGAAGAAATTATGTGGATGGCCCATCTGGTTCTGAATTCGTAGCCAG ATTGGAAAGTCCAACTTATACACCATCTCACCAACTGCATACACCCCAGCAGCCTTATTCATCTGTTCCAG GAGTCATCAGAAGGTCCACATCAATGTCTTATGTAGATGGGTATGTAGGGACATGGCCCAAAGAAAAAAG GTCATCATTACATGGAGTTTCATTTGACATTTCTtttgacaaagaaaaaagcaTTCCAGTATCTACTCCAAACAGAGGAATTACTAGATCTGTGAGCAATGAAGGCCTTACACTAAACATCAACCGTATGCCAAAACATATTAGAAAAAATCTGTCCTTCAAACCAGTAAATGGAGAAGAGGAAAATCAAGATATTGAAGAGGAAAAGGACACGATAGCTCATAAAGACACGAAAGCCAATCAGTCACTTAACACAAATCACAAAAATGCCAATGAGAGCAGCCACTACAGGTTTCCAAATGAAGCTTTGCAAAACAGGGCAGTTCTGGATGATTTTGGCAATCAGATTGAAACACCAAGCATTGAAGAGGCTTTGCAGATAATTCATGACACTGAAAAATCTCCCAGAGTTATCCAACCAGACCAAATTACAAATGGGTTCTTTCTTCACAATCAGGAACTGAGCATCTTGAATTCAAACATTAAACCAAATCAGTCTACCCCTGATACAATTACAGACACAAAAGGTGCTCTAAGTCCCGTGACTGACAATACAGAAGTAGATACTGGAATACATGTCCCTTCAGAAGATATTCCAGAGACAATGGATGAGGATTCTTCTTTGAGAGATTATACTGTAAGCATGGACTCTGACATGGAAGAACCATCTAAATTTCTTCAGGATTATGACATGCGAGCTAGCAATCACAGAGATCAATTAAGCCCATGTCCCAGCTCAGTAAGTACTAAAtcacaggcaggcagcagtgcttcTTCAAGTTCAGGGGTTAAAATGACTAGTTTTGCAGAGCAGAAATTCAGGAAGTTGAATCACACAGATAGTAGAAGCAGTGGAAGCAGTTCTCAGAAAACCACACCAGAAGGTTCTGAACTCAACATCCCTCATGTGGTTGCTTGGAATCATATTCCTGAGGAGGCATCTGTTCCTCAAGGAAGAGACACTACACAGTTACTAGCTTCTGAAATGGTACATCTTAGGATGAAGTTAGAAGAAAAGAGGCGAGCCATTGAAGCACAGAAGAAGAAAGTTGAAGCTGCATTCACGAAGCAGCGGCAGAAAATGGGAAGAACAGCATTTCTTAATGTTGTGAAAAAGAAAGGTGATGGAGTATCACCTCTCcgagaagaagcagcaggagctgaagaTGAGAAGGTATTCACTGACAGTAATCggttgaaagaaaaagaaactcaaaaatGCGATGAACAAACTAGTAAGATTTCagaattaataaaagaaaaccctgaaaattcTCACAGCAAATGGCTAAAATCTCCTGCTACTCCTATGGATGCTGAAAAGCACTGGAATTTAGCAAGCCcctcagaagaaaattttaatgAAGGAGATATCTTGGAATATACAAAATCTATTGAGAAACTAAATTCTTCCCTACACTTTCTACAACAAGAAATGCAACGTCTATCCCTTCAACAGGAGATGCTGATGCAGATGAGAGAGCAACAGGCTTGGGTTATTTCtcctcctcagccttctcctcagaAGCAGATTCGGGACTTTAAGTCTTCATCAAGGCACATGGGAACCCCATCTCCCATTGCACCTTTCTCACAGGAATCTCCTCGCTCTACACATCAATCTCCACAGTCTTCCAACAAGAAGAATGCCTCTTTTCACATTAAAATGCAAAGGACTCCTAGGCCAAATGAGCTGAAAATAACACCTCTAAATCGTACCTTGACCGCCCCGCGGTCTGTGGATAGTCTACCCCGATTGAGGAGGTTTTCTCCAAGTCAGGTTCCCATTCAGACTAGATCATTTGTTTGCTTTGGAGATGATGGTGAACATACAGGTGAACCTCAGTTAAGGGGAAATCTTTTGAAGGAAGTCAAGCCTACAGAAGAGATAACAAAAGAAGGACCAAAATTGCTGAAACAGTGTGAACAGAAGTTGGAGGAAAAGGAGATTAAGCCTATTGAATCTAATGTTTCTGAAGTATTATCTCAGCCTATCACAGAAACTGTATGCCTCACCCCAAATGAAGATCAACTAAGTCAACCAATTTTACCAACACCAGCTCCCAAAACAGCTAACTTAATTGAAGTTTCCCTATCAGATTTGAAgccaccagaaaaaaatgaagtatctGTTGAGAAGTATGAAGGTGAGAGTGATAAAGAACAGTTTGAGGATGACCAGAAAGTGTGTTGTGGATTCTTTTTTAAG GATGATCAAAAGGCAGAAAATGATATGGCAATGAAACGAGCAGCGTTATTGGAGAAGCGTTTGAGAAGGGAAAGAGAGACTCTGCTTcgaaagcagcagctggaagcagaacTAGAACACAAAAAAGAAGAGACAAG ACGCAAAACAGAAGAAGAACGTCAGAAGAAGGAGGATGAACGAGCACGGAGGGAATTTATTAAGCAGGAATATATGAGAAGGAAACAATTAAAGCTTATGGAAGAAATGGATACAGTCATAAAGCCACGTTCCCTTTccatcaaacaaaaaaagccacgTCCAAAATCTATTCATAGAGATCATATTGAATCACCTAAGACACCAATCAAAGGTCCACCAG TATCTAGTCTTTCATTGGCATCGCTGAATACAGGGGACAATGAGAGCGTGCAATCAGGCAAGAGAACACCAAG gTCTGAGTCTGTGGAAGGTTTCTTATCTCCAAGTCGCTGTGGTAGTCGTAATGGAGAAAAAGATTGGGAAAACGCATCTACAACTTCTTCAGTTGCCTCTGCTACAGAATACACAG GACCAAAGCTCTTCAAAGAACCCAGTGCTAAATCCAATAAGTATATCATTCAGAATGCGCTGGCACATTGCTGCTTGGCTGGAAAAGTAAatgaaggacaaaagaaaaagatactggAG gaaatggaaaaatccGATGCCAATAATTTCTTAATCTTGTTCCGGGATTCAGGCTGCCAGTTCAGATCTCTATATACATACTGCCCTGATACTGAAGAAATCAATAAATTAACGGGAATAGGTCCCAAATCTATCACAAAGAAAATGATAGAGGGACTGTATAAATACAACTCCGACAGGAAGCAATTTAGCCACATACCTGCTAAAACTTTGTCTGCCAGTGTTGATGCAATTACCATTCACAGCCATTTGTGGCAAACCAAGAGACCAGTAACTCCTAAGAAACTTTTACCCACCAAGGCATag
- the CAMSAP2 gene encoding calmodulin-regulated spectrin-associated protein 2 isoform X2 gives MGDAADPKEMRKTFIVPAIKPFDHYDFSRAKIACNLAWLVAKAFGTENVPEELREPFYTDQYDQEHIKPPVVNLLLSAELYCRAGSLILKSDAAKPLLGHDAVIQALAQKGLYVTDQEKLVTERDLHKKPIQMSAHLAMIDTLMMAYTVEMVSVEKVIACTQQYSSFFQATDLPYDIEDAVMYWINKVNEHLKDIMEQEQKLKEHHSAESAGGQKSPTKWFWKLVPARYRKEQTLLKQLPCIPLVENLLKDGTDGCALAALIHFYCPDIVKLEDICLKETMSLADSLYNLQLIQEFCQEYLNQCCHFSLEDMLYAASSVKSNYLVFMAELFWWFEVVKPSFVQPRVVVDPQAEHAKDAASAHSLNANRRNYVDGPSGSEFVARFNYPQPYSSVPGVIRRSTSMSYVDGYVGTWPKEKRSSLHGVSFDISFDKEKSIPVSTPNRGITRSVSNEGLTLNINRMPKHIRKNLSFKPVNGEEENQDIEEEKDTIAHKDTKANQSLNTNHKNANESSHYRFPNEALQNRAVLDDFGNQIETPSIEEALQIIHDTEKSPRVIQPDQITNGFFLHNQELSILNSNIKPNQSTPDTITDTKGALSPVTDNTEVDTGIHVPSEDIPETMDEDSSLRDYTVSMDSDMEEPSKFLQDYDMRASNHRDQLSPCPSSVSTKSQAGSSASSSSGVKMTSFAEQKFRKLNHTDSRSSGSSSQKTTPEGSELNIPHVVAWNHIPEEASVPQGRDTTQLLASEMVHLRMKLEEKRRAIEAQKKKVEAAFTKQRQKMGRTAFLNVVKKKGDGVSPLREEAAGAEDEKVFTDSNRLKEKETQKCDEQTSKISELIKENPENSHSKWLKSPATPMDAEKHWNLASPSEENFNEGDILEYTKSIEKLNSSLHFLQQEMQRLSLQQEMLMQMREQQAWVISPPQPSPQKQIRDFKSSSRHMGTPSPIAPFSQESPRSTHQSPQSSNKKNASFHIKMQRTPRPNELKITPLNRTLTAPRSVDSLPRLRRFSPSQVPIQTRSFVCFGDDGEHTGEPQLRGNLLKEVKPTEEITKEGPKLLKQCEQKLEEKEIKPIESNVSEVLSQPITETVCLTPNEDQLSQPILPTPAPKTANLIEVSLSDLKPPEKNEVSVEKYEGESDKEQFEDDQKVCCGFFFKDDQKAENDMAMKRAALLEKRLRRERETLLRKQQLEAELEHKKEETRRKTEEERQKKEDERARREFIKQEYMRRKQLKLMEEMDTVIKPRSLSIKQKKPRPKSIHRDHIESPKTPIKGPPVSSLSLASLNTGDNESVQSGKRTPRSESVEGFLSPSRCGSRNGEKDWENASTTSSVASATEYTGPKLFKEPSAKSNKYIIQNALAHCCLAGKVNEGQKKKILEEMEKSDANNFLILFRDSGCQFRSLYTYCPDTEEINKLTGIGPKSITKKMIEGLYKYNSDRKQFSHIPAKTLSASVDAITIHSHLWQTKRPVTPKKLLPTKA, from the exons AGTGCTCACTTGGCCATGATTGATACTCTCATGATGGCATATACTGTAGAGATGGTCAGTGTTGAGAAAGTGATTGCATGTACCCAGCAGTATTCATCCTTTTTTCAAGCTACTGATCTACCTTATGACATTGAGGATGCTGTCATGTACTGGATAAACAAG GTAAATGAACATTTGAAAGACATAATGGAACAGGAACAAAAGCTAAAAGAGCATCACAGTGCAGAATCTGCAGGAGGTCAGAAG TCTCCTACCAAATGGTTTTGGAAGCTGGTTCCT GCTCGTTACAGGAAGGAGCAAACATTGCTTAAACAGCTGCCCTGCATTCCGTTAGTGGAGAATCTGCTGAAAGATGGTACAGATGGTTGTGCTCTTGCAGCCCTGATCCACTTCTACTGTCCAGATATCGTCAAACTGGAGG ATATTTGTTTGAAGGAGACGATGTCTTTGGCTGACAGCCTGTATAATCTACAACTGATTCAAGAATTTTGTCAAGAATACCTTAACCAGTGTTGCCATTTCAGTCTTGAGGATATGCTCTATGCAGCTTCTTCAGTaaag agcaACTACCTGGTGTTCATGGCAGAATTGTTCTGGTGGTTTGAAGTGGTGAAGCCATCATTTGTACAACCTCGTGTTGTTGTGGATCCCCAAG CTGAACATGCAAAAGATGCAGCTTCTGCTCACAGCTTGAATGCTAACAGAAGAAATTATGTGGATGGCCCATCTGGTTCTGAATTCGTAGCCAG ATTTAACTATCCA CAGCCTTATTCATCTGTTCCAG GAGTCATCAGAAGGTCCACATCAATGTCTTATGTAGATGGGTATGTAGGGACATGGCCCAAAGAAAAAAG GTCATCATTACATGGAGTTTCATTTGACATTTCTtttgacaaagaaaaaagcaTTCCAGTATCTACTCCAAACAGAGGAATTACTAGATCTGTGAGCAATGAAGGCCTTACACTAAACATCAACCGTATGCCAAAACATATTAGAAAAAATCTGTCCTTCAAACCAGTAAATGGAGAAGAGGAAAATCAAGATATTGAAGAGGAAAAGGACACGATAGCTCATAAAGACACGAAAGCCAATCAGTCACTTAACACAAATCACAAAAATGCCAATGAGAGCAGCCACTACAGGTTTCCAAATGAAGCTTTGCAAAACAGGGCAGTTCTGGATGATTTTGGCAATCAGATTGAAACACCAAGCATTGAAGAGGCTTTGCAGATAATTCATGACACTGAAAAATCTCCCAGAGTTATCCAACCAGACCAAATTACAAATGGGTTCTTTCTTCACAATCAGGAACTGAGCATCTTGAATTCAAACATTAAACCAAATCAGTCTACCCCTGATACAATTACAGACACAAAAGGTGCTCTAAGTCCCGTGACTGACAATACAGAAGTAGATACTGGAATACATGTCCCTTCAGAAGATATTCCAGAGACAATGGATGAGGATTCTTCTTTGAGAGATTATACTGTAAGCATGGACTCTGACATGGAAGAACCATCTAAATTTCTTCAGGATTATGACATGCGAGCTAGCAATCACAGAGATCAATTAAGCCCATGTCCCAGCTCAGTAAGTACTAAAtcacaggcaggcagcagtgcttcTTCAAGTTCAGGGGTTAAAATGACTAGTTTTGCAGAGCAGAAATTCAGGAAGTTGAATCACACAGATAGTAGAAGCAGTGGAAGCAGTTCTCAGAAAACCACACCAGAAGGTTCTGAACTCAACATCCCTCATGTGGTTGCTTGGAATCATATTCCTGAGGAGGCATCTGTTCCTCAAGGAAGAGACACTACACAGTTACTAGCTTCTGAAATGGTACATCTTAGGATGAAGTTAGAAGAAAAGAGGCGAGCCATTGAAGCACAGAAGAAGAAAGTTGAAGCTGCATTCACGAAGCAGCGGCAGAAAATGGGAAGAACAGCATTTCTTAATGTTGTGAAAAAGAAAGGTGATGGAGTATCACCTCTCcgagaagaagcagcaggagctgaagaTGAGAAGGTATTCACTGACAGTAATCggttgaaagaaaaagaaactcaaaaatGCGATGAACAAACTAGTAAGATTTCagaattaataaaagaaaaccctgaaaattcTCACAGCAAATGGCTAAAATCTCCTGCTACTCCTATGGATGCTGAAAAGCACTGGAATTTAGCAAGCCcctcagaagaaaattttaatgAAGGAGATATCTTGGAATATACAAAATCTATTGAGAAACTAAATTCTTCCCTACACTTTCTACAACAAGAAATGCAACGTCTATCCCTTCAACAGGAGATGCTGATGCAGATGAGAGAGCAACAGGCTTGGGTTATTTCtcctcctcagccttctcctcagaAGCAGATTCGGGACTTTAAGTCTTCATCAAGGCACATGGGAACCCCATCTCCCATTGCACCTTTCTCACAGGAATCTCCTCGCTCTACACATCAATCTCCACAGTCTTCCAACAAGAAGAATGCCTCTTTTCACATTAAAATGCAAAGGACTCCTAGGCCAAATGAGCTGAAAATAACACCTCTAAATCGTACCTTGACCGCCCCGCGGTCTGTGGATAGTCTACCCCGATTGAGGAGGTTTTCTCCAAGTCAGGTTCCCATTCAGACTAGATCATTTGTTTGCTTTGGAGATGATGGTGAACATACAGGTGAACCTCAGTTAAGGGGAAATCTTTTGAAGGAAGTCAAGCCTACAGAAGAGATAACAAAAGAAGGACCAAAATTGCTGAAACAGTGTGAACAGAAGTTGGAGGAAAAGGAGATTAAGCCTATTGAATCTAATGTTTCTGAAGTATTATCTCAGCCTATCACAGAAACTGTATGCCTCACCCCAAATGAAGATCAACTAAGTCAACCAATTTTACCAACACCAGCTCCCAAAACAGCTAACTTAATTGAAGTTTCCCTATCAGATTTGAAgccaccagaaaaaaatgaagtatctGTTGAGAAGTATGAAGGTGAGAGTGATAAAGAACAGTTTGAGGATGACCAGAAAGTGTGTTGTGGATTCTTTTTTAAG GATGATCAAAAGGCAGAAAATGATATGGCAATGAAACGAGCAGCGTTATTGGAGAAGCGTTTGAGAAGGGAAAGAGAGACTCTGCTTcgaaagcagcagctggaagcagaacTAGAACACAAAAAAGAAGAGACAAG ACGCAAAACAGAAGAAGAACGTCAGAAGAAGGAGGATGAACGAGCACGGAGGGAATTTATTAAGCAGGAATATATGAGAAGGAAACAATTAAAGCTTATGGAAGAAATGGATACAGTCATAAAGCCACGTTCCCTTTccatcaaacaaaaaaagccacgTCCAAAATCTATTCATAGAGATCATATTGAATCACCTAAGACACCAATCAAAGGTCCACCAG TATCTAGTCTTTCATTGGCATCGCTGAATACAGGGGACAATGAGAGCGTGCAATCAGGCAAGAGAACACCAAG gTCTGAGTCTGTGGAAGGTTTCTTATCTCCAAGTCGCTGTGGTAGTCGTAATGGAGAAAAAGATTGGGAAAACGCATCTACAACTTCTTCAGTTGCCTCTGCTACAGAATACACAG GACCAAAGCTCTTCAAAGAACCCAGTGCTAAATCCAATAAGTATATCATTCAGAATGCGCTGGCACATTGCTGCTTGGCTGGAAAAGTAAatgaaggacaaaagaaaaagatactggAG gaaatggaaaaatccGATGCCAATAATTTCTTAATCTTGTTCCGGGATTCAGGCTGCCAGTTCAGATCTCTATATACATACTGCCCTGATACTGAAGAAATCAATAAATTAACGGGAATAGGTCCCAAATCTATCACAAAGAAAATGATAGAGGGACTGTATAAATACAACTCCGACAGGAAGCAATTTAGCCACATACCTGCTAAAACTTTGTCTGCCAGTGTTGATGCAATTACCATTCACAGCCATTTGTGGCAAACCAAGAGACCAGTAACTCCTAAGAAACTTTTACCCACCAAGGCATag